In a single window of the Chaetodon trifascialis isolate fChaTrf1 chromosome 19, fChaTrf1.hap1, whole genome shotgun sequence genome:
- the LOC139347498 gene encoding mitoregulin — MADVSERTLQVAVVVSFAAGFLAGWQANRMRRKFLDWRKKRLQEKLSETQKKLDLA; from the coding sequence ATGGCAGACGTATCGGAGAGGACTCTACAAGTCGCAGTGGTGGTGTCTTTCGCTGCCGGCTTCCTGGCGGGCTGGCAGGCGAACAGAATGAGGAGAAAGTTTCTGGACTGGAGGAAGAAACGGCTGCAGGAGAAACTATCTGAAACTCAGAAGAAGCTGGATTTGGCTTGA